DNA from Triticum aestivum cultivar Chinese Spring chromosome 7D, IWGSC CS RefSeq v2.1, whole genome shotgun sequence:
ggtgggctcgttatatatataatgttatgttagaaggagcaattaatataaaaaataaaccaaagcggcacattttttatatacataattaacaaattagcgagttattgctcaaaataaaaatgagcgcgttattattacattggtccttaaaatcttcgcaagcttttgtacacaatcaccaggatttttcttgcccgtgagtcaaaaacaaccaggattttccttgctaacttctgttaaacatttacttttataagttaataacacgtgggatgttttcataatgtatatataagtctctataaaatatacaataatagtaataatataaatagatataatgtggttaaaaaatacattgggctgccgatctttaagaaaaagcccataggccggtatggacctcaaaaaataagttgaaaccactatcacccgtatgtcgtgggctacgcatgttaaaatacaaaacctaggcctagctgatacttgttcgccctctgaaaaaaaatgataccagatccccgagcgaactggattatagagggggccggcggcacgattgaagaagcacatcaggagcgattttttttcttcagtggatggctctcgatggcgttttttacttgcctttgcaccatacaacttgtatttttagcctcccagtccgtggtggaccagcagcccatttgctgggcgggccaacctacagaaaccagcactcgattttttatcaagccccaaaaacaacgcagtactatgtttgttttgaggctgaaaacattacgacaggggttgagcgggggagggggcaaggcagagcaaaaagattaaaaagagctgatgcgccgttgctaccctaacaaagaaggtgcaattcttctcgggtagaaggtgtgccgttgacacccacacgtcacataccccacagtaggcatactaacaagttaacacacaagcacaacagaaaaggtaaacattcgtatcaaactcaggttcacaggacacgttcatattcatagccaacattcactatcaacaactcaaaagattcatatatacacaagttcagcatgtctatggatccaaatgattgatagatcacacaacaatattcatagataattcacaaaaagattcagatatacacatgttcagtatgtttatgcatccaaaggattgagatcacagccaatatgatccatggacgaactttaattacctagggtacagactggtaaatggtgttcagtcggaggtacttcttgcactaaaattaatgcttgtacgagtaaactttcgagtacataagaggcagcacagacaatctgaactttgcttgtaggtttatcctcaaatagtggcttcgtgccgagggaggtttgagcaacttggccactactttcatccaactagtttactggctcatcttggtcctgtagctcgccaaaattctacattgcaaactggtaaatggtgttcagtcggaggtacttcttgctaaaattaatgcttgcacgagtaaactttcgagtacataagaggcagcacagacaatctgaactttgcttgtaggtttatcctcaaatagtggcctcgtgccgagggatgtttgagcaacttggccactactttcatccaactagtttactggctcatcttggtcctgtatctcgccaaaattctacattgcagacgagaaaggaggcggttgagaaaatgaaccacccaaattttttgtgcagttcaactgaaatggtgCATCCctagcgtgcagactgattaagtgccagatgaatatacacgtcaaccaacttgtctggaatctttagactccatgccatacagttcgctaccatatgtgccgataaccaaaaggcacaagttgggaccaaagactggactgcgtttttctgggctatgcgccaagcaatatttttggcgttcactctcctaatacttggagtttgacaattggttgacgccggttgatactcaaatgaatataggcacttcttcttgtcaacattgatgcttgtctgagtgaactttggagtacatagcagcagcataaagtacctgtccatctgatctttttgtgcagttctactgaaatcacccgatgtaatgatttgcctgcgagttcaggctccaagttactcctttatgaaatcggcaaacagtagcacaataccaaattaccaatacatatgacaagcacaataatcaggataaagaccagtaccaacctgtgtgaggtagcatatcaattactatttcctttgactgaaagccgagataagccaagcgactgacagcaaaggaagaatgcaagccgagattagcgactaacaggaaaggaaggaagctatcgaggcaatgaagcacccaaattttttgtgcagttccaccaaaatcgagcatccctgttggcacatatattgagagagtgagattactgtaatagtgcgactagttgatgaaacatacactaacaaatagaagcaccctcattatcttaatgggtaaagttagcattccctccctactccaccacatgattcacctccatagacaaacatacacacgtacatgattcagcatagggtgctactaaagatttgtttaactccgacaggaaaattaggcagcaataattagtggtacttaagtactcctaattaattaagtgagacagcagaagtggaagggctacctggaggatcgtctcacatgtaaggtagtcattgccggagcccttgaatggcctcgactgaggcctctggcttcagcaagatcgccctggcactgtttactcttcttcttcttcctcttcatgttctgtttctcattctcctcaccagttggtgaaaccaagtacatgattggccttctatttcagaattggttttgtcagtgagggagtacaagtgtactagtaaaaatagcattattttctcatggcagtcgcaaaatagagatgaacacatgcattaaatatcattcttacctaaaggaaggttatggttccaatatggatgatgaggattggaacatagatctccctttgtgcagttccaccgaaatgaaccaactgttccattctgacattccagttaaacaacacaaaagtcacttcttttaagaagagttttgtgcagtgcaccaaaaggtcacaacagcaaccaggtgaaatggatatccctttttgcacaaaagctacagaggaaacagtcagagtctcaaacaattacaggcaaaaacatttggctaaacttgtcatggcttataacagtggcatggcttcatttttaccaggggcattagattaagaacagctaaatatttggtataagggcatgggacagtgggtgcaccagcagtccaacaccatgtacctaaacaggggcataaagtggtgattcatagtttgttgccccgagaaacaaacatccaagaaacatatctgggttggtcccatttttgttcactctagccacctactcctatgtgtggatagcaaatctagtcctggtcataccactgtgtacagcgttacccctatatttcccttttcgaccaagagaccggttggatgaccagtctgtagtactttcaccccctttccttcctgtttgtacgaagtccgatgtactacatactaaatcccctcacccccactttatttcttgtttgaaccaagtacaagattcgactccatgaagtagctttacctctaacaatagaagaagaaaaataggtgaCGTCGGACCATCCgaccgagaggggctgagaggtagaaaatgatgcacatgtagcgacgtagcgagctggggaagtagagctaaggcggtttcgaaggaagatatacctgaaggtcgtcgggatgtggataggtgggcagcgggaggccggatccacccacactaggcaacgacgaagggatcggaggacctcccgcgccggcgctcggccagagataacagtgcggccggcagtgggtgtCCTCCCTCGCTgttgacgacggcctaaacgctgcccctcctcccatCACCGGTGGAgagggatacgtccggatctgtaaccagcggtgaggatagaaagacagtgttttttgaagggagaaagacagtgttaccacccctatcttgtttagatctggagaggatgagagtgtgtgaatagagcaaccctagcaagcaagcgcggaggctccggcctatatatacgtaatggggtagttttccttttccactccatcaaaacaatcgtttaaaattgtgtactatgtGCCAGGTCGCTGTTttgttagttgttgattgttttttgagatagctacccgcttgttccaagtggtgttacggtgtgccaggtcgcactttgtatcgttcaagtctggtacaagtccctccattaaatgaacaaccacccctcgtaaaaattgtgaacaagcccacggctaaaattattggaaacgtgggttgccccaacatgcattattatttatattttctactccctccattcctaaatataagtcttttttattagccacacctaagacaagaatttttttattagctgtgaaccccacatgtcatagacacaaaaggtgtggcaagattcccttaggcaagccaaagtgtgtctaacaatttgagcaactcaagttaggcaagtgtgggaaaaataatgtggcaacataagacaaacatagtcacaatccaaacagccccgtaattttttgtgacatgcatgaaatttTTGTTAGTTagatttatagtcaaaatttggcaaggtgcatcaaatcaacacatgcaagtatcaaaagggaagtcacggcatgcatgcatgcgttgtactccctccgtttccaaatatacgtctttttagagattgcaacaagtgactacatacgaagcaaaatatgtctacatacatccgtatgtagtagtccatttgaaatgtgtaaaaagacttatatcgagtgcagtgctttgatgtgtccgtcaactcgtacaagaccgagaagtttgattactacaacgccctctccctcacggactgagctccggtgccttaactgcacctgcctttggctgcatgacaggcgggccaaccacctgttgggcccacctatcatagacgcaaaggcaggagcagtaagtcaatgaagctgcgtccctccctcgcgcatgagcgtggtgtctggcaggactagtaggagctttcgctacacgcttcttgacggcggcgaacttgcggatggagttgaccatcatgtcgtccatgcgagaggcaaagccggcgtcggcgagggctacgacgccggcggtcgccagcactgtctggaaacgctgcgcggtgcggggccgtaggccggcgccttggatgatttggcacagccgactgccgctcgcgaccatcgcctccataggtgcttctggctcctggtcacttggtcttggattggagtgagcagtgttgcgcagagactaaggagtagatggattggagtggtggggcacctttatatgagaatccaaattctgttgcattcacatcgtgttggctctattctgcttctccaattaattccctctgcatgtagagtaatttgaggatgcatcattgaccgttcaatgtctcgggaaccgctaccctctccctccttggcattcaagcacctatggaggcgactgccgctcgcgtctatcgcgtgtcaggagacgttcccatcgacgacgaggtgcctatggtgacttcgtaaatttcgagatgatagtactagtatactcaatattgtgcaccgcgaccaaggccgagaggaaaacgagagaactacgtatttatttacggtgtagattcactcattttgctccatatgtactccatctcggtgtagtctagttacttgttgaaatctctagaaaggcaaatactcctttctggtttacaggctatactagcaagtagtactacaatagtgggctcacatagcaattttgtctcatgcaagagcctggctatatgcgtgctccaaggttcgcaactgccacgttcgggttgcacttgcctcttcgcctcttcgagaagacgaacaataatgttactactactgcttctacagtatcgaatccactgccgcatgttcgaatccactgctgcatgtccgtccaccgcgagcgggagggataagcaaaagcctgtcctcgtctgcgagccaccacgtgcatgggcgagggagaaggcgtgtagtagtaaaatcaagcttctcctcgttgtacgagttgacgcgacacatcatagcactgtccccacatggttgcctctaaacttggttgaaagacccgcagtgtacaatactccatttgctgcaacctctaacatttaccccaccacaaattaaaaaatatattcctgtcttgaccagatgagcgtgcaaactagaatcaccaggatgacaggtagggccagaagattattttaaccgaaaaatatagcatggagccgaccccaacgattttaagcttacaggcatggtacacgctatcctagactactctacacatgaaactgccacacgagcgtccgggctgcgcttggctcttcgcctcttcgggaagtcgaacaatggccctgtttggatactctaattcagttagaggttagagttagattctaaccctgaactaactctaagcaaaaaggtgtttggatagcagggttagatggagcgcggatacggcgaggcgccttcacgggcggtgcgagagggagggagggagaggacaagaagcttcgaggaagtgaggAGGGATCTGCCTCGAGGAAGTGCCACCTGACACCAATTGAATTGCTGCATGTGCaccgcgtacgggagggagagtgtgtagcgaacgaaagcttctcctagtcctgccagtcaccacgctcatgggcgagggagggacacaacttcattgacttactgctcctgcctttgcgtccatgacaggtgggcccaacaggtcggtggcccacctgtcatgcatccaaaggcaggtgcggttaaggcgagagggcgttgtagtaatcaaacctctcggtcttgtacgagttgacgcgacacatcaaagcactgcactcgatatatttcaataatttgcgtttaccgatgcattaattacaacgcatgcatgcatgccgtgactctccttttgatacttgcatgtgttgatttaatgcaccttgaagtagtatgaatatgtgacggtaaagctttgtaatgccccggccctaataaagcgagagatggttgtgcacgaggagggcgagatcatgcagacggaacaggacccgacgatggagctctctatggtctcgatggacctcaccttgctccactgccccttgtgcctccgccccttgaagcctccagtgtatgaggtttgaatacacctcgtccgttcagctgatcgagcaaggtgcaggtttcttgattgatgtgttgttcgattaaTTTGTGCAGTgtaagggagggcacctggcttgcgcggactgccgcgtcaagagccccgggaaccagcggcagtgccagaagtgcgagcgcggtggtggcttcgatgtgcggaacacgacggtggacgccgtcctctccttggtgagggtggagtgtccgcacgaaggctgtgggctctacgtcacttatcacaagctcgccgatcaccagagcgtgtgtccgctcgcgccctgcaaatgccccgtgcccgtctgcggctacgaaggcctgccgccggtgctctcccaccacatcagcaccgtgcatcccatgtccgtgcacaggatccagtacggcaaggcgctccagctgcaagtgccactatcggagccacggctcttgctgttcgcggaggaggacggccgcgcgtttttcttggtcggcggcgtgctcgacatcggcgcccctatcgccgtgtcggtcgtctgcatcagagcgggggcgtccccactgccgcactacgtggccaagctgtgggcgaatggccagccgggggagcccaaaggcaggaccgacgccgtcaaggtggaaatggaggtgacaagcagcagggatcccggcgacgtcgccgtgcaggagctgaccttcttcactgttccgcccaagctgctggccggggctaagctggtgtcccttcacattcagattgacaagctcacgtcctaattgattctacagtgccttctgtttatcttagtaatatgctaatatatgggttagctcggtctactttagcttaagagatggtgggttttggtggcgatgcagcaattacctcgacatcagatcagcagtgaaagtaatttcgaacagtcgaatggatattttgtgtctgttggatataaagatcctttgggtaagaagtaacaacTTATATGCTTTTTTTCGAATTGGAACAacgatactagtataatttttgttgacatgcactaatattttcgaaacggacgtcgggctgtagatagaagggcggttgggacgcggcatcggcccataccgcggtgacccccgattgggacgcaccgactgtggattttctccctcgccgatgtcgaccgcgtctacgcagaacattgttcccttcccctagctgcgggatcaggccagatatgtgaccagcggtgtggccaccgtcgttctatgcttgtgaagagagcaacccaagcaagcaggcttgtagcttaggctcctgctagtgtatatatagtggttttctttttctctccatatcaaccattttatattgcgtatgtgtcgttgaagagtgaaatgatggttgcttcttccgactaacttactgtgtgatttgactgctcctttagtggcccctacatgaactccccctacatgtatgcaacagtcacacgtacacatggacgcaagaacgcgcgcgacgccctaatgcatgcatgtccgagcacacgacggaacacacacgggcACGCTCAAGTGcccaacctatacgtgcatgcacacacatactcagccagggtgagctagtgaccgtataaacactgaaaaatgtatatattgagcgcaatgagcgtattatgaagtccactgaccatatttttacaaatatacagtgacagacagtgtatttatctcgtttgaaattaagccatattaaccggagaggaggcagtatggactagcattactttgttgtgtcccgtcaacttgacgaacgaggagaagcttgcaggacgggagaagcttgcgcgcggtggctcgcaggacaaggagaaacttttgactaatgcaagctgtcctttgctcaggcggtggacgtgcaacagttaattcggtgtcagattgacagaagcatacactatactagtactattattgttgcacttcccaaAGAGGTGAGCAGTCAAgagcaaagtttactagtactagtactactactatagtctgtAGAGGTAtttactatactagtactaggaaccggatggaggagcgtctgcactcttattatatttttaaaatgtgataaagcaatcttcaacacatttggttctcttcgagggttctcgcatgtgataatgggaGTTGATttcatggaacactcgccacaattctcgcttaattctggctcatatcctgttacaaataggagcgctaggtaaaatttcctctttttttgttattcagcatgtaaacaggtagcaaaccttgcggcgcatctttgtgcgaaccgtgcttgctgcactttgaatgtggccgagagctggcttgatgaaacaccttgcttcctacttctttttttgcggggtacctcgcttcctagtgaccagtgtcttggctgattgtcctaagaatgcttatatatgaataaagctctctcatttacccgcaaaaaagattaagccatattgaccggaaagaagggagtatggactagcactacttgttggtgtgtcccgtcaactcgcagaatgaggagaagcttgcaggacaaggtgaagctcgcttacgccttttgactaatgcaacgtaccatcgcccaggcggtggacatgcatcagttcattcagtgtcagattgtcagaggcatacactgtagtaccgaacatgcggagtaccatcattgttcgacttcacgaagaggcgaagagccaagcgcaaggtttagtagtacgagtagtactactactagaaccgcatggtggagcctctatttttcttaatctctgataaagtacacatttattccggagaagggcggaaaacgacaGCCCCACATGTAATGATGacatcgatcaaccatgctcgaatatatcttggcctccatgcgagcccgtctgtgtgttctcgctcctcgcccctctcaaggaacggcgggttggccattttgccgtcaattgagatcggtttgctcacactccggtcccacatgtcagtgatatgccaagaggaggtgcgttgaccgactggccgtatgcgtacttggttttgcaccttcatactactcctccctccgtcatagtttacacggcgcgcttcattatgatgcattcctctcaatgcatttccaccaccagagagactttagacgcgtttggtttaatgctcaattaattagggcgtgtaaccgcaattttctctcgatgtagtactacggagtggagtaagtg
Protein-coding regions in this window:
- the LOC123166256 gene encoding probable E3 ubiquitin-protein ligase sinah, producing the protein MALFGYSNSVRGLDGARIRRGAFTGGARGREGEDKKLRGSEEGSASRKASMTGGPNRSVAHLSCIQRQLCNAPALIKREMVVHEEGEIMQTEQDPTMELSMVSMDLTLLHCPLCLRPLKPPVYECKGGHLACADCRVKSPGNQRQCQKCERGGGFDVRNTTVDAVLSLVRVECPHEGCGLYVTYHKLADHQSVCPLAPCKCPVPVCGYEGLPPVLSHHISTVHPMSVHRIQAGASPLPHYVAKLWANGQPGEPKGRTDAVKVEMEVTSSRDPGDVAVQELTFFTVPPKLLAGAKLVSLHIQIDKLTS